Proteins from one Penaeus vannamei isolate JL-2024 chromosome 8, ASM4276789v1, whole genome shotgun sequence genomic window:
- the LOC113819391 gene encoding uncharacterized protein has product MLRGLDDRNLLSVCLCACACDPFSRAEFGREDASGDLLVRLEGLVGGSGVAGGGGGAGVPNMTMGVSVAGNMGGCEEVGVVSCPVCSKRVQLSYLSLHLKRTHDSLEVRSCIRPATIPGTSTQCPWAARRPRLPRPCPRAGITLCSRTGQPRPPTSSLPRPISFTRISSRSPVRPPSPWGLPTGIPHRPPRPHRPLGSGTTPTQRRARPQRKLRPHLSAHTRHNLLTASGLDLLRAFEYGATVTDLGLHGGALGGTYLDARGGGLPSGVCGAGGGGGAPGGGGPGGGVPWRRPLGGSDGYVSCPQCQKPITSYNLNRHVRMVHSNMEHATCPVCSKEFKNKYSLATHMHRQHSDPGGASGQPRTTTC; this is encoded by the exons ATGCTGAGGGGCTTGGATGACAGGAA TCTTTtgagcgtgtgcttgtgtgcttgtgcgtgtgatcCATTCAGTCGAGCAGAGTTTGGTAGAGAAGATGCGTCCGGCG ATTTGCTGGTCCGCCTGGAGGGGCTCGTGGGCGGCAGTGGTGTTGCTGGTGGAGGTGGCGGCGCTGGCGTACCTAATATGACTATGGGCGTGAGTGTGGCTGGGAACATGGGTGGGTGTGAGGAGGTGGGCGTGGTGTCCTGCCCGGTGTGCAGCAAGAGGGTACAGCTCTCGTACCTGTCGCTGCACCTCAAGCGGACCCACGACTCCCTTGAGGTGCGCT CGTGCATCAGGCCCGCTACCATCCCCGGAACATCCACACAGTGCCCATGGGCGGCGCGCCGTCCTCGTCTTCCACGCCCGTGTCCCCGAGCGGGCATCACGCTCTGCAGCCGCACAGGCCAGCCACGCCCACCTACCTCCAGCCTCCCTCGTCCAATCAGCTTCACCAGAATCAGCAGCAGATCCCCAGTACGCCCACCCTCCCCCTGGGGCCTCCCCACGGGTATCCCCCACCGGCCCCCCCGCCCTCACAGACCTCTGGGATCTGGTACCACACCCACACAGAGGAGGGCACGCCCACAACGCAAACTCCGCCCGCACCTCAGCGCCCATACACGCCATAACCTCCTCACTGCCTCAG GTCTGGACCTTCTACGCGCCTTCGAGTACGGCGCGACCGTCACGGACCTCGGTCTGCACGGCGGGGCGCTCGGCGGCACGTACCTGGACGCGAGGGGAGGCGGCCTGCCTTCCGGTGTGTGTGGCgcgggcggtggtggaggagccCCAGGAGGCGGCGGGCCGGGAGGAGGAGTGCCGTGGCGACGCCCCCTGGGTGGCAGCGACGGCTACGTGTCGTGCCCGCAGTGCCAGAAGCCCATCACGTCGTACAACCTGAACCGGCACGTCCGGATGGTGCACTCCAACATGGAGCACGCCACCTGCCCCGTGTGCAGCAAGGAATTCAAAAACAAGTATTCGCTGgccacgcacatgcacagacagcacTCGGACCCCGGCGGCGCGAGTGGCCAGCCAAGAACTACTACATGTTAG